CTCAAACAGTAAACTCGGCCTCTCGCCGCGTCTTCCTAGGGGTTTTCTCCGTGTTTTCTCCGCATATCGTCCGTTATCTTCCGGAGTCGCCGTGGTTTCTGACTGATTATTCCGTTGACAGTCCCGTACATACTCCCTACATTACCCTCAGCTTGGGTCGAGGTGTATCGCGCACCGAGCTGGTGAGCGCCCGCTCTGGCACTCCCACAACTGGATGGCAACGACTCTCGCACCCGTAGACTCTCGGGAAGTGGTGAGATGTGATCGCTGTCTCCTGGTCCAATTCCGGACCACTAACAATCTTTGCCGCCGTTGCCATACCTGTCTGGACGCGGATGAGCCGGAGGTAGCGGCCACACCCGAGCCCATCCCTGCCCCAGCGCAAGGGAACGGCAACGGACGCCAGCACTTGCAGGTCGCACTCGCGATCCGCAGTCTGCGTCATCGCTCCGGCCTGAGCCAGCGCCAGCTTGCGCTGCGCATGCAGGTGCCGCGTACGTACGTATCCAAGATCGAGAATGAGAA
The sequence above is a segment of the Acidobacteriota bacterium genome. Coding sequences within it:
- a CDS encoding helix-turn-helix domain-containing protein — translated: MRCDRCLLVQFRTTNNLCRRCHTCLDADEPEVAATPEPIPAPAQGNGNGRQHLQVALAIRSLRHRSGLSQRQLALRMQVPRTYVSKIENEKAMPTLSSLERLAKALEVTVPDLLSGGSPTREQLMRELMTDEFITQLLPFVSKLDGMQRQSLLAQVRDLTLRPRRSA